The following are encoded together in the Astyanax mexicanus isolate ESR-SI-001 chromosome 8, AstMex3_surface, whole genome shotgun sequence genome:
- the retreg1 gene encoding reticulophagy regulator 1 isoform X1, whose amino-acid sequence MVEAFEMASEDHGSGLSWEMVDSGPEGRSGAEAQFTVSWMSFKLFLAETSSFKQQNPGKFCLLVCSLCSFLAVLGRYIPGIVISYIIVLGIFLWPLVSSHEFGMWLDPVLQKLDFGVADFLQKIKENHEKRLLQAQAEKESIEADLSSLFPKLDSTVCREMSVSDTEVSEVTWTDNGTFNLSEGHTPQTENSEDLDRRSEEEAFSGGLPDFPSLDNGLGTNGEDDDDLSIGVPTPLLQPSHPREAQVEGEAAVQALGLVQRMAGDVITAAVAAAMQERLEAVAAPVLAQALAEDTDSEAEDFELLDQSELEQLEGELGLEKASGEAQPREAKQPGFFSKLLGNR is encoded by the exons ATGGTCGAAGCCTTTGAGATGGCCTCGGAGGACCATGGGTCAGGGTTAAG CTGGGAGATGGTTGACTCTGGTCCAGAGGGCAGGTCTGGAGCAGAAGCTCAGTTCACAGTCTCCTGGATGAGCTTCAAGCTGTTCCTCGCTGAGACATCATCGTTTAAACAGCAGAATCCCGGCAAG tTCTGTCTGCTGGTCTGCAGCTTATGTTCTTTCCTGGCAGTGCTGGGGCGATACATTCCTGGAATTGTTATTTCATACATTATAG TGCTAGGCATTTTCCTGTGGCCTCTTGTGTCATCACATGAGTTTGGGATGTGGTTGGACCCAGTTCTGCAGAAACTGGATTTTGGAGTGGCAGACTTCCTTCAGAAAATCAAGGAGAACCACG AGAAGAGATTGCTCCAGGCCCAGGCTGAGAAGGAAAGCATTGAAGCTGATCTGTCTTCACTGTTCCCCAAG CTGGACTCCACAGTATGCAGAGAGATGTCTGTATCAGATACTGAAGTCTCTGAAGTAACATGGACCGATAACGGCACCTTTAACTTGTCAGAGGGACACACGCCTCAGACGGAAAACTCAGAGG ATTTAGACCGGCGTAGTGAGGAGGAGGCTTTCTCCGGTGGCCTTCCTGACTTCCCCTCTCTGGATAATGGTTTGGGCACTAATGGCGAGGATGATGATGACCTGAGTATAGGAGTGCCCACACCCCTGCTCCAGCCCAGCCATCCCAGAGAAGCACAGGTGGAAGGGGAGGCAGCGGTGCAGGCTCTGGGACTGGTGCAGAGGATGGCTGGGGATGTGATCACAGCTGCAGTCGCTGCTGCCATGCAGGAGCGTCTGGAGGCAGTGGCAGCACCTGTGCTGGCCCAGGCTTTGGCCGAGGACACGGACAGCGAGGCAGAGGACTTTGAGCTGCTGGACCAGTCAGAACTGGAGCAGCTAGAAGGGGAGCTGGGCCTGGAGAAGGCCAGCGGTGAGGCCCAGCCCAGAGAAGCCAAACAACCaggctttttttccaaactgCTGGGAAACCGCTGA